A window from bacterium encodes these proteins:
- a CDS encoding alpha/beta hydrolase produces the protein MKTFILLFGFLSVSSVYSSDQTGFIESSDGVKLYYEKTGSGQPLILIAGGPGDSHAYFKPYFKQFQKSFTVIFFDARGRGRSTSLTDPALYSVDKDVEDIDNLRQALGFDKVHLFGHSYGGIIAQSYAFTHPDHVRKVILCNTFHSAEGWQNNIDNCNRHIQESYPDVWTRLMEMRKTMKSSASEWRTVYDQCYATMYWYSSEKHKKHLSKYSAIQTQQDVFSEAVYYAIIGDDPDFEVSGTMKNLDLRPTLRHLTMPVLVLTGRADKVATTKQAFEIKELIPNAKIHIFEKSGHLPFAEENKSFTKVVRDFLNGNL, from the coding sequence GTGAAAACATTTATTCTTCTGTTTGGGTTTTTGAGCGTTTCTTCCGTTTATTCATCGGATCAGACCGGGTTTATCGAGTCTTCTGACGGCGTTAAGTTGTATTATGAAAAAACGGGATCGGGTCAACCTTTGATTCTGATTGCCGGCGGTCCGGGCGATTCGCATGCGTATTTTAAACCGTATTTTAAACAGTTTCAAAAATCGTTTACTGTAATTTTTTTCGACGCACGCGGCCGCGGCCGATCAACTTCATTGACCGATCCGGCGCTTTATAGCGTCGATAAAGACGTTGAAGATATCGATAATTTACGGCAAGCTCTGGGCTTCGATAAAGTTCATCTTTTCGGTCATTCGTACGGCGGCATTATCGCTCAAAGTTATGCGTTTACACATCCCGACCATGTCCGAAAGGTGATTCTGTGTAATACCTTTCACAGTGCGGAAGGATGGCAAAACAATATCGATAACTGCAACCGACATATACAAGAAAGTTATCCGGACGTCTGGACGCGTCTGATGGAAATGCGAAAAACCATGAAATCCAGCGCGTCAGAATGGAGAACCGTATATGATCAGTGTTATGCAACGATGTACTGGTACAGTTCAGAAAAACATAAAAAACATCTTTCAAAGTATTCGGCCATTCAGACGCAGCAAGATGTTTTTTCGGAGGCGGTTTATTATGCGATCATCGGTGATGATCCTGATTTTGAAGTCAGCGGTACGATGAAAAATCTTGACCTGCGACCGACACTTCGCCATTTAACCATGCCCGTATTGGTTTTGACCGGAAGGGCCGATAAAGTTGCAACGACCAAACAGGCTTTTGAAATCAAGGAATTGATTCCAAACGCCAAGATACATATATTTGAAAAAAGCGGGCATTTGCCTTTTGCTGAAGAAAATAAATCATTCACAAAAGTCGTACGTGACTTTCTTAACGGTAATCTTTAA
- a CDS encoding AAA family ATPase: protein MADSKNTLCPSCAKSFSFETDASKCPHCKYAFTRDLHTIHTAHLAEINGKAFDNLVEQSIQLITKENYEEAGYLVNTLLNLAYSNDQNLRKIGMLFHDADKDAIALVCCERALQINPQDAWNHHCVAQCYEAIGVLDKALKYVQEAVRLEPLQAQHQTLLGQVYDRQNQHTLSAKAYLQSIAMSNQYEKGFDHVVDEHIDLTQIDAYAQELAKTHPQSDALFQAMGHLHLAKMNFPKAEEHLKKALGIKPNQATLLNKLADVYQKQNKFDAAVEQYKQVLSIDEKNIETLRSLGKLFKEKSRWAEALPYFEKILKLNSKDSNAAYETKEMYRKLGNPQKAIEIMKDYQKADANYFNWAMHHIFEILYYDLKDDKQLAELVETTYPNKINDSFVYDYYGYSLMNLGRLDEAVKSFERFIELEPKNARVMRELGRVFCDLQKYQDAIDILKKSFAIENKNSYGFYYLALAYHKLGKDDLSKKTLAEGKQFDPNYKWFDDLLTEIDPNHQVTTPTTSETSQQDTSSQATSTVLGEGVIPGLPNFLRDLTQLAKENKIEDIFGRQSELRELIEVLCRRSKANPLIVGQPGVGKTVLVNGLAHLLARGDVPDILRPYRLLELEVFAVVAGTRYVGTLEQKFMQLTQFCRNNKVIIFIDELHTLMGAGSYSSHETGGLDEMFKPLMTQPDFKLIGATTDEEYQKNIAKSGAFDRRFTRITVFEPTKDETMKILESQRPKLEDFYRVKLSDRVMRTIFDMSDKYIKNRYLPDKACDLLERAAIKASLSRPADQKDAATVNENHIVQAVSQVTRIPESNIQIDAMSGMLSLEERLRARVVGQEEAIQKVAEVVRMTKSDLDVNPERPDGVFLFVGPTGVGKTELAKALAETLEGSEKRLVRLDMSEFNDQYALSKLIGTAPGYVGYEDDGRLTKAVREDPSAVILLDEIEKAHPKIYEAFLQVFDDGRMTDGKGQTIAFTHTTIIMTSNLGAEHIYGKVKMGFGGANTDEVKEISEGIMSSLRKHFTPEFLNRIDEIVVFRPLDEQTIKKIARQKIDVIVRRFEEKEIRINVEDQILDLCIRGLDLRREGARGLNRSLEELISRPLSRVMIENPGCRVYNITRHEDKVVVMRGM from the coding sequence GTGGCGGATTCCAAAAACACATTATGTCCGAGTTGCGCAAAAAGTTTTTCTTTTGAAACGGATGCGTCGAAGTGCCCGCACTGTAAATACGCTTTCACCCGGGATCTTCATACTATTCACACCGCTCATCTCGCTGAAATAAACGGAAAAGCTTTTGATAATCTGGTTGAGCAATCCATTCAACTGATTACCAAAGAAAACTATGAAGAAGCGGGTTATTTGGTTAACACGCTTCTTAATTTGGCTTACTCGAACGATCAGAATTTACGTAAAATCGGCATGCTTTTTCACGATGCCGACAAAGATGCAATTGCACTGGTCTGTTGCGAACGGGCTCTGCAAATCAATCCTCAGGATGCGTGGAATCATCATTGTGTAGCCCAATGTTATGAAGCGATCGGCGTCCTCGATAAAGCCTTGAAATATGTTCAGGAAGCCGTTCGGCTCGAGCCACTACAAGCGCAACACCAGACTTTGCTCGGGCAAGTGTATGACCGCCAGAATCAGCACACGCTTTCGGCCAAAGCTTATCTTCAATCTATCGCGATGAGTAATCAGTACGAAAAAGGTTTCGATCACGTTGTTGACGAACATATTGATCTTACACAAATAGATGCATACGCACAGGAATTAGCAAAAACCCATCCGCAATCCGATGCTCTTTTTCAGGCTATGGGGCATCTTCATTTAGCCAAAATGAATTTTCCGAAAGCCGAAGAACACCTGAAAAAAGCTTTAGGTATTAAGCCCAATCAGGCAACGCTTTTAAATAAGCTGGCTGATGTTTATCAAAAACAAAATAAATTCGATGCGGCGGTCGAACAATACAAACAAGTTTTGTCGATCGATGAAAAGAACATCGAAACGCTGCGCAGCCTCGGAAAACTTTTCAAAGAAAAAAGCCGTTGGGCCGAAGCGCTCCCGTATTTTGAAAAAATTCTCAAGCTGAATTCCAAAGACAGCAATGCCGCTTATGAAACCAAGGAGATGTATCGCAAATTGGGTAATCCGCAAAAAGCCATTGAAATCATGAAAGATTATCAAAAAGCCGATGCGAATTATTTCAATTGGGCTATGCACCATATTTTTGAAATCCTTTATTATGATCTGAAAGATGACAAACAATTGGCTGAACTTGTCGAAACGACTTATCCCAACAAGATCAACGATTCGTTTGTTTATGACTACTATGGTTACAGTTTGATGAACTTAGGCCGCTTAGATGAAGCGGTAAAATCGTTTGAACGTTTTATCGAACTGGAGCCTAAAAACGCACGCGTTATGCGCGAATTGGGGCGTGTATTCTGTGATTTGCAAAAATATCAGGACGCGATCGATATTTTGAAAAAATCGTTTGCCATCGAAAACAAAAATTCGTACGGCTTTTATTACCTCGCTCTCGCCTATCATAAATTGGGCAAAGACGATTTATCGAAAAAGACATTGGCCGAAGGCAAACAATTCGATCCCAATTATAAATGGTTTGATGATTTATTGACGGAAATTGACCCCAATCATCAGGTCACAACTCCTACAACGTCAGAAACCTCTCAGCAAGATACGTCTTCTCAGGCAACTTCCACCGTTTTAGGTGAAGGTGTTATACCCGGACTCCCCAATTTTCTACGTGATCTCACGCAACTGGCTAAAGAGAATAAAATCGAGGACATTTTTGGGCGGCAAAGTGAGTTACGCGAATTGATTGAAGTATTGTGCCGCCGCAGCAAAGCGAACCCTTTGATTGTCGGACAACCTGGCGTCGGTAAAACCGTTTTGGTCAACGGCCTTGCCCATTTACTTGCGCGCGGCGACGTTCCGGATATTTTGCGGCCATACCGATTACTTGAATTGGAAGTTTTTGCCGTCGTCGCCGGAACACGGTATGTCGGAACGCTGGAACAAAAGTTCATGCAGCTGACCCAATTCTGCCGCAACAACAAAGTCATCATTTTTATCGATGAATTACATACGCTGATGGGAGCAGGCTCTTACAGTTCGCATGAAACCGGCGGTCTTGATGAAATGTTTAAACCGCTTATGACGCAGCCGGATTTTAAATTGATCGGCGCTACAACTGACGAAGAATACCAGAAAAATATTGCCAAGAGCGGCGCTTTTGACCGGCGATTTACACGAATCACCGTATTTGAACCCACTAAAGACGAGACGATGAAAATACTCGAATCGCAGCGTCCGAAACTCGAAGATTTTTATCGCGTGAAATTATCCGACCGTGTTATGCGGACAATTTTTGATATGTCCGATAAATATATCAAAAACCGTTATCTTCCCGATAAAGCTTGCGACCTTCTCGAACGTGCGGCCATCAAAGCAAGTCTTTCCCGTCCTGCCGACCAGAAAGATGCGGCCACGGTCAATGAAAATCATATCGTGCAAGCGGTATCACAAGTGACGCGTATTCCTGAAAGTAACATTCAGATCGATGCGATGAGCGGAATGTTATCGCTCGAAGAACGCCTCCGTGCACGCGTCGTTGGACAAGAAGAAGCCATTCAAAAAGTTGCCGAAGTCGTGCGCATGACCAAAAGCGATCTTGATGTCAATCCTGAACGTCCTGACGGCGTATTTTTATTTGTTGGCCCGACAGGCGTCGGTAAGACTGAATTAGCCAAAGCGCTGGCGGAAACGTTGGAAGGCAGCGAAAAACGTCTTGTGCGTCTGGATATGTCTGAATTCAACGACCAATATGCTTTGTCTAAATTGATCGGTACCGCACCGGGTTATGTTGGCTATGAGGACGATGGGCGTTTGACGAAAGCCGTTCGTGAAGATCCATCCGCCGTGATCCTGTTGGATGAAATCGAAAAAGCGCATCCAAAAATTTACGAAGCTTTTCTGCAAGTGTTTGACGATGGGCGTATGACCGATGGGAAGGGACAAACGATTGCTTTTACGCATACGACTATTATCATGACGTCCAATCTAGGCGCCGAACATATTTACGGGAAAGTCAAAATGGGTTTCGGCGGTGCCAATACGGATGAAGTTAAGGAAATTTCTGAAGGCATTATGTCGTCTTTGCGTAAACATTTTACGCCGGAGTTTCTCAATCGCATCGACGAAATTGTTGTATTCCGCCCGCTGGACGAGCAGACTATCAAGAAAATTGCCCGCCAAAAAATCGACGTCATTGTGCGGCGTTTTGAAGAAAAAGAAATCCGCATTAATGTTGAAGATCAGATTCTCGATTTATGTATACGAGGCTTGGATTTGAGACGGGAAGGTGCCAGGGGACTTAATCGCTCTTTAGAAGAATTGATTTCACGCCCACTGTCTCGCGTAATGATCGAAAACCCCGGCTGCCGTGTTTATAATATTACCCGGCACGAAGATAAAGTTGTAGTTATGAGAGGAATGTAG
- a CDS encoding NADH-quinone oxidoreductase subunit M yields MVLSLLIFLPLIGFFIVSFLPKNSENLIKQVTLGITLITFAVSLPMFFLFDANNADVQFVYKTAWIENWGAYYSLGIDGLSLLLVLLTTFTMPLAVLASWKSIHGSVKGFMISMLLLEFGMIGVFVIRDMLLFYVFWEAMLIPMYLLIGIWGHDDRIKAAVKFFIYTMAGSLLMLIAIIYMYFQTSPVTVNGVQIAAHSFDMEAFYTLGIPYEIQYWLFLAYALAFAIKVPMFPFHTWLPLAHVEAPTAGSVILAGILLKMGTYGFLRFCIPFFPGVAQEMVPLFTVLALIGIIYGALVAMVQPDAKKLIAYSSVSHLGFVMLGIFAMTIQGWQGGLIQMINHGISTGALFLMIGMLYDRRHTRLIEQFGGLWKVMPVFSVIFLIVCLSSLGLPGTNGFIGEFLVLIGTFNSPNDHSKIYATIAMTGVILAAVYLLWMYQRMMYGEVKHEENKHLKDLSLREYAVIIPFLIMIFWLGIYPKTFMQKTEATMQKFLKNYQTAIQNFEEEKKNPGKKILPVEQFKSKD; encoded by the coding sequence ATGGTGCTGTCTCTGCTCATTTTTCTTCCGCTGATCGGTTTTTTCATCGTCAGTTTTCTTCCGAAGAACAGTGAGAATCTGATCAAGCAAGTGACCTTAGGAATTACACTGATCACATTTGCTGTATCGCTCCCGATGTTTTTTTTATTTGATGCGAACAATGCCGATGTCCAGTTTGTTTATAAAACGGCATGGATAGAAAATTGGGGCGCCTATTATTCGCTTGGGATTGACGGGTTAAGCTTGCTGCTTGTTTTGCTGACGACATTTACCATGCCGCTGGCCGTTCTGGCGTCGTGGAAATCGATCCACGGCAGCGTTAAAGGCTTTATGATTTCTATGTTGTTGCTGGAATTCGGTATGATCGGCGTTTTCGTAATACGCGACATGTTATTGTTCTATGTGTTCTGGGAAGCGATGCTGATTCCGATGTACCTGCTGATCGGCATTTGGGGACACGACGACCGTATCAAAGCTGCCGTGAAGTTTTTTATTTATACGATGGCCGGAAGTTTATTGATGCTCATCGCTATTATCTATATGTATTTTCAAACGTCTCCTGTCACGGTCAATGGCGTTCAAATTGCTGCGCATTCATTTGACATGGAAGCGTTTTATACTCTCGGCATTCCGTATGAAATACAATATTGGTTATTCCTTGCTTATGCATTGGCCTTTGCAATCAAAGTTCCGATGTTTCCCTTTCACACATGGCTGCCCCTCGCACACGTCGAGGCCCCCACGGCAGGTTCGGTTATTCTGGCCGGCATTCTTCTTAAAATGGGAACGTATGGTTTTCTTCGTTTTTGCATTCCGTTCTTTCCGGGTGTAGCACAAGAAATGGTGCCGCTATTTACGGTTCTAGCGTTGATCGGGATTATCTATGGAGCGCTGGTTGCCATGGTTCAACCGGATGCTAAAAAATTAATCGCCTATTCGTCCGTGAGTCACTTGGGATTTGTTATGCTGGGCATTTTCGCCATGACCATTCAGGGATGGCAAGGCGGTTTGATTCAAATGATTAACCACGGAATTTCGACAGGCGCCCTGTTCCTAATGATCGGCATGCTCTATGACCGACGCCACACTCGCCTGATCGAGCAATTCGGAGGCTTGTGGAAAGTCATGCCGGTGTTTTCGGTGATTTTTTTAATTGTATGCCTTTCTTCACTTGGATTGCCCGGCACAAACGGATTCATCGGTGAATTTCTTGTTCTGATCGGAACCTTCAATTCTCCTAACGATCATTCAAAAATTTATGCAACAATTGCCATGACCGGTGTGATCCTGGCGGCCGTGTATTTACTTTGGATGTATCAGCGCATGATGTACGGGGAAGTAAAACACGAGGAAAACAAGCATCTCAAAGATCTTTCTTTACGTGAATATGCCGTAATTATTCCTTTTCTCATCATGATTTTCTGGCTCGGTATTTATCCTAAAACTTTCATGCAGAAAACCGAAGCAACGATGCAAAAATTTCTGAAAAATTATCAGACGGCGATTCAGAATTTCGAAGAAGAAAAAAAGAATCCTGGAAAAAAAATTCTGCCGGTCGAGCAGTTTAAATCTAAAGATTAA